In Tursiops truncatus isolate mTurTru1 chromosome X, mTurTru1.mat.Y, whole genome shotgun sequence, the following proteins share a genomic window:
- the RENBP gene encoding N-acylglucosamine 2-epimerase isoform X1, whose product MGRSEGEPCLQVQVSQDMEKERETLQAWKERVEHELDVVVAFWLEHSHDQEHGGFFTCLGRDGQVYDDLKYVWLQGRQVWMYCRLYRKLERFRRPELLNAAKAGGEFLLRYARVAPPAKKCAFVLTRDGRPVKVQRTIFSECFYTMAMNELWRVTGDAQYQSEAVEMMDQIVHWVREDPSGLGRPQLPGAPAAESMAVPMMLLSLVEQLGEADDELAGSYAELGDWCARRILRHVQRGGQAVLENVSEDGEGLSGCLGRHQNPGEDTRPTLPEPSPGHALEAGWFLLRHAVRRGDPKLRAHVIDKFLLLPFRSGWDPDHGGLFYFQDADGLCPTQLEWAMKLWWPHSEAMIAFLMGYSESGDSALLNIFYQVAEYTFRQRYLQSHPRQDSPLKQGTRSSKGITCYKVTWQFRDPEYGEWFGYLNREGKIALTIKGGPFKGCFHVPRCLAMCEEMLSDLLSRLAPASAPAPALSARSPPADPARRGAE is encoded by the exons ATGGGGAGGTCTGAGGGGGAGCCGTGCCTCCAAGTGCAGGTTTCCCAGGacatggagaaggagagagagacccTGCAGGCCTGGAAGGAGCGGGTGGAGCACGAGCTGGATGTCGTGGTGGCTTTCTGGTTGGAGCACTCCCACGACCAGGAGCACGG GGGCTTCTTCACGTGCCTTGGCCGTGACGGGCAGGTGTATGACGACCTCAAGTACGTCTGGCTGCAGGGGAGGCAG GTGTGGATGTATTGTCGCCTGTACCGCAAGCTTGAGCGCTTCCGCCGCCCTGAGCTTCTGAATGCGGCTAAAGCAG GTGGCGAATTTTTGCTGCGTTATGCCCGAGTGGCACCTCCTGCAAAGAAGTGTGCCTTTGTGCTGACGAGGGACGGCCGCCCGGTCAAGGTGCAGCGGACCATCTTCAGCGAGTGTTTCTACACCATGGCCATGAATGAGCTGTGGAGGGTGACAGGGGACGCGCAGTACCAG AGCGAAGCGGTGGAGATGATGGATCAGATCGTGCACTGGGTGCGGGAGGACCCCTCTGGGCTGGGCCGGCCCCAGCTCCCTGGGGCCCCGGCCGCGGAGTCCATGGCGGTGCCCATGATGCTTCTCAGCCTGGTGGAGCAGCTCGGGGAGGCCGACGACGAGCTGGCGGGCAGCTACGCGGAGCTGGGGGACTGGTGCGCTCGGAGGATTCTGCGGCACGtgcag AGGGGTGGGCAGGCTGTGCTGGAGAATGTGTCCGAGGATGGCGAGGGGCTTTCTGGCTGCCTGGGGAGACACCAGAACCCAG GGGAGGACACGCGGCCTACCTTACCCGAGCCCTCACCAGGCCACGCGCTGGAAGCTGGCTGGTTCCTGCTCCGTCACGCCGTCCGGAGAGGTGACCCCAAACTTCGAGCCCACGTTATCGACAAGTTCCTATTGTTGCCTTTCCGCTCTGGATGGGATCCCGACCATGGAGGGCTCTTCTACTTCCAGGATGCTGACGGCCTATGCCCCACCCAG CTGGAGTGGGCCATGAAGCTCTGGTGGCCGCACAGCGAAGCCATGATCGCCTTCCTCATGGGCTACAGTGAGAGCGGGGACTCCGCCTTGCTGAACATCTTCTACCAGGTGGCCGAGTACACTTTCCGCCAG CGCTATCTACAATCTCATCCACGGCAAGACAGTCCTCTGAAGCAGGGAACAAGGAGCTCCAAAGGAATAACTTGTTACAAAGTTACATGGCAG TTTCGCGATCCCGAGTACGGGGAATGGTTTGGCTACCTGAACCGAGAAGGGAAGATCGCCCTCACCATCAAGGGGGGTCCTTTCAAAG GCTGCTTCCACGTGCCGCGGTGCCTCGCCATGTGCGAGGAGATGCTGAGTGACCTGCTGAGCCGCCTCGCCCCGGCctcggccccggccccggccctcAGCGCCCGGTCTCCGCCCGCCGACCCCGCGCGCCGAGGCGCAGAATAA
- the RENBP gene encoding N-acylglucosamine 2-epimerase isoform X9, which yields MGRSEGEPCLQVQVSQDMEKERETLQAWKERVEHELDVVVAFWLEHSHDQEHGGFFTCLGRDGQVYDDLKYVWLQGRQVWMYCRLYRKLERFRRPELLNAAKAERSGGDDGSDRALGAGGPLWAGPAPAPWGPGRGVHGGAHDASQPGGAARGGRRRAGGQLRGAGGLVRSEDSAARAGHALEAGWFLLRHAVRRGDPKLRAHVIDKFLLLPFRSGWDPDHGGLFYFQDADGLCPTQLEWAMKLWWPHSEAMIAFLMGYSESGDSALLNIFYQVAEYTFRQRYLQSHPRQDSPLKQGTRSSKGITCYKVTWQFRDPEYGEWFGYLNREGKIALTIKGGPFKGCFHVPRCLAMCEEMLSDLLSRLAPASAPAPALSARSPPADPARRGAE from the exons ATGGGGAGGTCTGAGGGGGAGCCGTGCCTCCAAGTGCAGGTTTCCCAGGacatggagaaggagagagagacccTGCAGGCCTGGAAGGAGCGGGTGGAGCACGAGCTGGATGTCGTGGTGGCTTTCTGGTTGGAGCACTCCCACGACCAGGAGCACGG GGGCTTCTTCACGTGCCTTGGCCGTGACGGGCAGGTGTATGACGACCTCAAGTACGTCTGGCTGCAGGGGAGGCAG GTGTGGATGTATTGTCGCCTGTACCGCAAGCTTGAGCGCTTCCGCCGCCCTGAGCTTCTGAATGCGGCTAAAGCAG AGCGAAGCGGTGGAGATGATGGATCAGATCGTGCACTGGGTGCGGGAGGACCCCTCTGGGCTGGGCCGGCCCCAGCTCCCTGGGGCCCCGGCCGCGGAGTCCATGGCGGTGCCCATGATGCTTCTCAGCCTGGTGGAGCAGCTCGGGGAGGCCGACGACGAGCTGGCGGGCAGCTACGCGGAGCTGGGGGACTGGTGCGCTCGGAGGATTCTGCGGCACGtgcag GCCACGCGCTGGAAGCTGGCTGGTTCCTGCTCCGTCACGCCGTCCGGAGAGGTGACCCCAAACTTCGAGCCCACGTTATCGACAAGTTCCTATTGTTGCCTTTCCGCTCTGGATGGGATCCCGACCATGGAGGGCTCTTCTACTTCCAGGATGCTGACGGCCTATGCCCCACCCAG CTGGAGTGGGCCATGAAGCTCTGGTGGCCGCACAGCGAAGCCATGATCGCCTTCCTCATGGGCTACAGTGAGAGCGGGGACTCCGCCTTGCTGAACATCTTCTACCAGGTGGCCGAGTACACTTTCCGCCAG CGCTATCTACAATCTCATCCACGGCAAGACAGTCCTCTGAAGCAGGGAACAAGGAGCTCCAAAGGAATAACTTGTTACAAAGTTACATGGCAG TTTCGCGATCCCGAGTACGGGGAATGGTTTGGCTACCTGAACCGAGAAGGGAAGATCGCCCTCACCATCAAGGGGGGTCCTTTCAAAG GCTGCTTCCACGTGCCGCGGTGCCTCGCCATGTGCGAGGAGATGCTGAGTGACCTGCTGAGCCGCCTCGCCCCGGCctcggccccggccccggccctcAGCGCCCGGTCTCCGCCCGCCGACCCCGCGCGCCGAGGCGCAGAATAA
- the RENBP gene encoding N-acylglucosamine 2-epimerase isoform X2 codes for MGRSEGEPCLQVQVSQDMEKERETLQAWKERVEHELDVVVAFWLEHSHDQEHGGFFTCLGRDGQVYDDLKYVWLQGRQVWMYCRLYRKLERFRRPELLNAAKAGGEFLLRYARVAPPAKKCAFVLTRDGRPVKVQRTIFSECFYTMAMNELWRVTGDAQYQSEAVEMMDQIVHWVREDPSGLGRPQLPGAPAAESMAVPMMLLSLVEQLGEADDELAGSYAELGDWCARRILRHVQRGGQAVLENVSEDGEGLSGCLGRHQNPGHALEAGWFLLRHAVRRGDPKLRAHVIDKFLLLPFRSGWDPDHGGLFYFQDADGLCPTQLEWAMKLWWPHSEAMIAFLMGYSESGDSALLNIFYQVAEYTFRQRYLQSHPRQDSPLKQGTRSSKGITCYKVTWQFRDPEYGEWFGYLNREGKIALTIKGGPFKGCFHVPRCLAMCEEMLSDLLSRLAPASAPAPALSARSPPADPARRGAE; via the exons ATGGGGAGGTCTGAGGGGGAGCCGTGCCTCCAAGTGCAGGTTTCCCAGGacatggagaaggagagagagacccTGCAGGCCTGGAAGGAGCGGGTGGAGCACGAGCTGGATGTCGTGGTGGCTTTCTGGTTGGAGCACTCCCACGACCAGGAGCACGG GGGCTTCTTCACGTGCCTTGGCCGTGACGGGCAGGTGTATGACGACCTCAAGTACGTCTGGCTGCAGGGGAGGCAG GTGTGGATGTATTGTCGCCTGTACCGCAAGCTTGAGCGCTTCCGCCGCCCTGAGCTTCTGAATGCGGCTAAAGCAG GTGGCGAATTTTTGCTGCGTTATGCCCGAGTGGCACCTCCTGCAAAGAAGTGTGCCTTTGTGCTGACGAGGGACGGCCGCCCGGTCAAGGTGCAGCGGACCATCTTCAGCGAGTGTTTCTACACCATGGCCATGAATGAGCTGTGGAGGGTGACAGGGGACGCGCAGTACCAG AGCGAAGCGGTGGAGATGATGGATCAGATCGTGCACTGGGTGCGGGAGGACCCCTCTGGGCTGGGCCGGCCCCAGCTCCCTGGGGCCCCGGCCGCGGAGTCCATGGCGGTGCCCATGATGCTTCTCAGCCTGGTGGAGCAGCTCGGGGAGGCCGACGACGAGCTGGCGGGCAGCTACGCGGAGCTGGGGGACTGGTGCGCTCGGAGGATTCTGCGGCACGtgcag AGGGGTGGGCAGGCTGTGCTGGAGAATGTGTCCGAGGATGGCGAGGGGCTTTCTGGCTGCCTGGGGAGACACCAGAACCCAG GCCACGCGCTGGAAGCTGGCTGGTTCCTGCTCCGTCACGCCGTCCGGAGAGGTGACCCCAAACTTCGAGCCCACGTTATCGACAAGTTCCTATTGTTGCCTTTCCGCTCTGGATGGGATCCCGACCATGGAGGGCTCTTCTACTTCCAGGATGCTGACGGCCTATGCCCCACCCAG CTGGAGTGGGCCATGAAGCTCTGGTGGCCGCACAGCGAAGCCATGATCGCCTTCCTCATGGGCTACAGTGAGAGCGGGGACTCCGCCTTGCTGAACATCTTCTACCAGGTGGCCGAGTACACTTTCCGCCAG CGCTATCTACAATCTCATCCACGGCAAGACAGTCCTCTGAAGCAGGGAACAAGGAGCTCCAAAGGAATAACTTGTTACAAAGTTACATGGCAG TTTCGCGATCCCGAGTACGGGGAATGGTTTGGCTACCTGAACCGAGAAGGGAAGATCGCCCTCACCATCAAGGGGGGTCCTTTCAAAG GCTGCTTCCACGTGCCGCGGTGCCTCGCCATGTGCGAGGAGATGCTGAGTGACCTGCTGAGCCGCCTCGCCCCGGCctcggccccggccccggccctcAGCGCCCGGTCTCCGCCCGCCGACCCCGCGCGCCGAGGCGCAGAATAA
- the RENBP gene encoding N-acylglucosamine 2-epimerase isoform X5, producing MGRSEGEPCLQVQVSQDMEKERETLQAWKERVEHELDVVVAFWLEHSHDQEHGGFFTCLGRDGQVYDDLKYVWLQGRQVWMYCRLYRKLERFRRPELLNAAKAGGEFLLRYARVAPPAKKCAFVLTRDGRPVKVQRTIFSECFYTMAMNELWRVTGDAQYQSEAVEMMDQIVHWVREDPSGLGRPQLPGAPAAESMAVPMMLLSLVEQLGEADDELAGSYAELGDWCARRILRHVQRGGQAVLENVSEDGEGLSGCLGRHQNPGHALEAGWFLLRHAVRRGDPKLRAHVIDKFLLLPFRSGWDPDHGGLFYFQDADGLCPTQLEWAMKLWWPHSEAMIAFLMGYSESGDSALLNIFYQVAEYTFRQFRDPEYGEWFGYLNREGKIALTIKGGPFKGCFHVPRCLAMCEEMLSDLLSRLAPASAPAPALSARSPPADPARRGAE from the exons ATGGGGAGGTCTGAGGGGGAGCCGTGCCTCCAAGTGCAGGTTTCCCAGGacatggagaaggagagagagacccTGCAGGCCTGGAAGGAGCGGGTGGAGCACGAGCTGGATGTCGTGGTGGCTTTCTGGTTGGAGCACTCCCACGACCAGGAGCACGG GGGCTTCTTCACGTGCCTTGGCCGTGACGGGCAGGTGTATGACGACCTCAAGTACGTCTGGCTGCAGGGGAGGCAG GTGTGGATGTATTGTCGCCTGTACCGCAAGCTTGAGCGCTTCCGCCGCCCTGAGCTTCTGAATGCGGCTAAAGCAG GTGGCGAATTTTTGCTGCGTTATGCCCGAGTGGCACCTCCTGCAAAGAAGTGTGCCTTTGTGCTGACGAGGGACGGCCGCCCGGTCAAGGTGCAGCGGACCATCTTCAGCGAGTGTTTCTACACCATGGCCATGAATGAGCTGTGGAGGGTGACAGGGGACGCGCAGTACCAG AGCGAAGCGGTGGAGATGATGGATCAGATCGTGCACTGGGTGCGGGAGGACCCCTCTGGGCTGGGCCGGCCCCAGCTCCCTGGGGCCCCGGCCGCGGAGTCCATGGCGGTGCCCATGATGCTTCTCAGCCTGGTGGAGCAGCTCGGGGAGGCCGACGACGAGCTGGCGGGCAGCTACGCGGAGCTGGGGGACTGGTGCGCTCGGAGGATTCTGCGGCACGtgcag AGGGGTGGGCAGGCTGTGCTGGAGAATGTGTCCGAGGATGGCGAGGGGCTTTCTGGCTGCCTGGGGAGACACCAGAACCCAG GCCACGCGCTGGAAGCTGGCTGGTTCCTGCTCCGTCACGCCGTCCGGAGAGGTGACCCCAAACTTCGAGCCCACGTTATCGACAAGTTCCTATTGTTGCCTTTCCGCTCTGGATGGGATCCCGACCATGGAGGGCTCTTCTACTTCCAGGATGCTGACGGCCTATGCCCCACCCAG CTGGAGTGGGCCATGAAGCTCTGGTGGCCGCACAGCGAAGCCATGATCGCCTTCCTCATGGGCTACAGTGAGAGCGGGGACTCCGCCTTGCTGAACATCTTCTACCAGGTGGCCGAGTACACTTTCCGCCAG TTTCGCGATCCCGAGTACGGGGAATGGTTTGGCTACCTGAACCGAGAAGGGAAGATCGCCCTCACCATCAAGGGGGGTCCTTTCAAAG GCTGCTTCCACGTGCCGCGGTGCCTCGCCATGTGCGAGGAGATGCTGAGTGACCTGCTGAGCCGCCTCGCCCCGGCctcggccccggccccggccctcAGCGCCCGGTCTCCGCCCGCCGACCCCGCGCGCCGAGGCGCAGAATAA
- the RENBP gene encoding N-acylglucosamine 2-epimerase isoform X4, which yields MGRSEGEPCLQVQVSQDMEKERETLQAWKERVEHELDVVVAFWLEHSHDQEHGGFFTCLGRDGQVYDDLKYVWLQGRQVWMYCRLYRKLERFRRPELLNAAKAGGEFLLRYARVAPPAKKCAFVLTRDGRPVKVQRTIFSECFYTMAMNELWRVTGDAQYQSEAVEMMDQIVHWVREDPSGLGRPQLPGAPAAESMAVPMMLLSLVEQLGEADDELAGSYAELGDWCARRILRHVQRGGQAVLENVSEDGEGLSGCLGRHQNPGEDTRPTLPEPSPGHALEAGWFLLRHAVRRGDPKLRAHVIDKFLLLPFRSGWDPDHGGLFYFQDADGLCPTQLEWAMKLWWPHSEAMIAFLMGYSESGDSALLNIFYQVAEYTFRQFRDPEYGEWFGYLNREGKIALTIKGGPFKGCFHVPRCLAMCEEMLSDLLSRLAPASAPAPALSARSPPADPARRGAE from the exons ATGGGGAGGTCTGAGGGGGAGCCGTGCCTCCAAGTGCAGGTTTCCCAGGacatggagaaggagagagagacccTGCAGGCCTGGAAGGAGCGGGTGGAGCACGAGCTGGATGTCGTGGTGGCTTTCTGGTTGGAGCACTCCCACGACCAGGAGCACGG GGGCTTCTTCACGTGCCTTGGCCGTGACGGGCAGGTGTATGACGACCTCAAGTACGTCTGGCTGCAGGGGAGGCAG GTGTGGATGTATTGTCGCCTGTACCGCAAGCTTGAGCGCTTCCGCCGCCCTGAGCTTCTGAATGCGGCTAAAGCAG GTGGCGAATTTTTGCTGCGTTATGCCCGAGTGGCACCTCCTGCAAAGAAGTGTGCCTTTGTGCTGACGAGGGACGGCCGCCCGGTCAAGGTGCAGCGGACCATCTTCAGCGAGTGTTTCTACACCATGGCCATGAATGAGCTGTGGAGGGTGACAGGGGACGCGCAGTACCAG AGCGAAGCGGTGGAGATGATGGATCAGATCGTGCACTGGGTGCGGGAGGACCCCTCTGGGCTGGGCCGGCCCCAGCTCCCTGGGGCCCCGGCCGCGGAGTCCATGGCGGTGCCCATGATGCTTCTCAGCCTGGTGGAGCAGCTCGGGGAGGCCGACGACGAGCTGGCGGGCAGCTACGCGGAGCTGGGGGACTGGTGCGCTCGGAGGATTCTGCGGCACGtgcag AGGGGTGGGCAGGCTGTGCTGGAGAATGTGTCCGAGGATGGCGAGGGGCTTTCTGGCTGCCTGGGGAGACACCAGAACCCAG GGGAGGACACGCGGCCTACCTTACCCGAGCCCTCACCAGGCCACGCGCTGGAAGCTGGCTGGTTCCTGCTCCGTCACGCCGTCCGGAGAGGTGACCCCAAACTTCGAGCCCACGTTATCGACAAGTTCCTATTGTTGCCTTTCCGCTCTGGATGGGATCCCGACCATGGAGGGCTCTTCTACTTCCAGGATGCTGACGGCCTATGCCCCACCCAG CTGGAGTGGGCCATGAAGCTCTGGTGGCCGCACAGCGAAGCCATGATCGCCTTCCTCATGGGCTACAGTGAGAGCGGGGACTCCGCCTTGCTGAACATCTTCTACCAGGTGGCCGAGTACACTTTCCGCCAG TTTCGCGATCCCGAGTACGGGGAATGGTTTGGCTACCTGAACCGAGAAGGGAAGATCGCCCTCACCATCAAGGGGGGTCCTTTCAAAG GCTGCTTCCACGTGCCGCGGTGCCTCGCCATGTGCGAGGAGATGCTGAGTGACCTGCTGAGCCGCCTCGCCCCGGCctcggccccggccccggccctcAGCGCCCGGTCTCCGCCCGCCGACCCCGCGCGCCGAGGCGCAGAATAA
- the RENBP gene encoding N-acylglucosamine 2-epimerase isoform X6, whose amino-acid sequence MGRSEGEPCLQVQVSQDMEKERETLQAWKERVEHELDVVVAFWLEHSHDQEHGGFFTCLGRDGQVYDDLKYVWLQGRQVWMYCRLYRKLERFRRPELLNAAKAGGEFLLRYARVAPPAKKCAFVLTRDGRPVKVQRTIFSECFYTMAMNELWRVTGDAQYQSEAVEMMDQIVHWVREDPSGLGRPQLPGAPAAESMAVPMMLLSLVEQLGEADDELAGSYAELGDWCARRILRHVQRGGQAVLENVSEDGEGLSGCLGRHQNPGEDTRPTLPEPSPGHALEAGWFLLRHAVRRGDPKLRAHVIDKFLLLPFRSGWDPDHGGLFYFQDADGLCPTQLEWAMKLWWPHSEAMIAFLMGYSESGDSALLNIFYQVAEYTFRQKFQMCSCYAVVREASPSTAHARHCFQTREPQDQRRYMLRLNAFIENMCSR is encoded by the exons ATGGGGAGGTCTGAGGGGGAGCCGTGCCTCCAAGTGCAGGTTTCCCAGGacatggagaaggagagagagacccTGCAGGCCTGGAAGGAGCGGGTGGAGCACGAGCTGGATGTCGTGGTGGCTTTCTGGTTGGAGCACTCCCACGACCAGGAGCACGG GGGCTTCTTCACGTGCCTTGGCCGTGACGGGCAGGTGTATGACGACCTCAAGTACGTCTGGCTGCAGGGGAGGCAG GTGTGGATGTATTGTCGCCTGTACCGCAAGCTTGAGCGCTTCCGCCGCCCTGAGCTTCTGAATGCGGCTAAAGCAG GTGGCGAATTTTTGCTGCGTTATGCCCGAGTGGCACCTCCTGCAAAGAAGTGTGCCTTTGTGCTGACGAGGGACGGCCGCCCGGTCAAGGTGCAGCGGACCATCTTCAGCGAGTGTTTCTACACCATGGCCATGAATGAGCTGTGGAGGGTGACAGGGGACGCGCAGTACCAG AGCGAAGCGGTGGAGATGATGGATCAGATCGTGCACTGGGTGCGGGAGGACCCCTCTGGGCTGGGCCGGCCCCAGCTCCCTGGGGCCCCGGCCGCGGAGTCCATGGCGGTGCCCATGATGCTTCTCAGCCTGGTGGAGCAGCTCGGGGAGGCCGACGACGAGCTGGCGGGCAGCTACGCGGAGCTGGGGGACTGGTGCGCTCGGAGGATTCTGCGGCACGtgcag AGGGGTGGGCAGGCTGTGCTGGAGAATGTGTCCGAGGATGGCGAGGGGCTTTCTGGCTGCCTGGGGAGACACCAGAACCCAG GGGAGGACACGCGGCCTACCTTACCCGAGCCCTCACCAGGCCACGCGCTGGAAGCTGGCTGGTTCCTGCTCCGTCACGCCGTCCGGAGAGGTGACCCCAAACTTCGAGCCCACGTTATCGACAAGTTCCTATTGTTGCCTTTCCGCTCTGGATGGGATCCCGACCATGGAGGGCTCTTCTACTTCCAGGATGCTGACGGCCTATGCCCCACCCAG CTGGAGTGGGCCATGAAGCTCTGGTGGCCGCACAGCGAAGCCATGATCGCCTTCCTCATGGGCTACAGTGAGAGCGGGGACTCCGCCTTGCTGAACATCTTCTACCAGGTGGCCGAGTACACTTTCCGCCAG AAATTCCAAATGTGTTCGTGTTATGCTGTGGTTAGAGAGGCATCTCCAAGTACTGCACACGCTCGTCACTGCTTCCAAACACGGGAGCCACAAGACCAGAGGCGATATATGTTAAGATTGAATGCGTTCATAGAGAACATGTGTTCGAGGTGA
- the RENBP gene encoding N-acylglucosamine 2-epimerase isoform X3, translating into MEKERETLQAWKERVEHELDVVVAFWLEHSHDQEHGGFFTCLGRDGQVYDDLKYVWLQGRQVWMYCRLYRKLERFRRPELLNAAKAGGEFLLRYARVAPPAKKCAFVLTRDGRPVKVQRTIFSECFYTMAMNELWRVTGDAQYQSEAVEMMDQIVHWVREDPSGLGRPQLPGAPAAESMAVPMMLLSLVEQLGEADDELAGSYAELGDWCARRILRHVQRGGQAVLENVSEDGEGLSGCLGRHQNPGEDTRPTLPEPSPGHALEAGWFLLRHAVRRGDPKLRAHVIDKFLLLPFRSGWDPDHGGLFYFQDADGLCPTQLEWAMKLWWPHSEAMIAFLMGYSESGDSALLNIFYQVAEYTFRQRYLQSHPRQDSPLKQGTRSSKGITCYKVTWQFRDPEYGEWFGYLNREGKIALTIKGGPFKGCFHVPRCLAMCEEMLSDLLSRLAPASAPAPALSARSPPADPARRGAE; encoded by the exons atggagaaggagagagagacccTGCAGGCCTGGAAGGAGCGGGTGGAGCACGAGCTGGATGTCGTGGTGGCTTTCTGGTTGGAGCACTCCCACGACCAGGAGCACGG GGGCTTCTTCACGTGCCTTGGCCGTGACGGGCAGGTGTATGACGACCTCAAGTACGTCTGGCTGCAGGGGAGGCAG GTGTGGATGTATTGTCGCCTGTACCGCAAGCTTGAGCGCTTCCGCCGCCCTGAGCTTCTGAATGCGGCTAAAGCAG GTGGCGAATTTTTGCTGCGTTATGCCCGAGTGGCACCTCCTGCAAAGAAGTGTGCCTTTGTGCTGACGAGGGACGGCCGCCCGGTCAAGGTGCAGCGGACCATCTTCAGCGAGTGTTTCTACACCATGGCCATGAATGAGCTGTGGAGGGTGACAGGGGACGCGCAGTACCAG AGCGAAGCGGTGGAGATGATGGATCAGATCGTGCACTGGGTGCGGGAGGACCCCTCTGGGCTGGGCCGGCCCCAGCTCCCTGGGGCCCCGGCCGCGGAGTCCATGGCGGTGCCCATGATGCTTCTCAGCCTGGTGGAGCAGCTCGGGGAGGCCGACGACGAGCTGGCGGGCAGCTACGCGGAGCTGGGGGACTGGTGCGCTCGGAGGATTCTGCGGCACGtgcag AGGGGTGGGCAGGCTGTGCTGGAGAATGTGTCCGAGGATGGCGAGGGGCTTTCTGGCTGCCTGGGGAGACACCAGAACCCAG GGGAGGACACGCGGCCTACCTTACCCGAGCCCTCACCAGGCCACGCGCTGGAAGCTGGCTGGTTCCTGCTCCGTCACGCCGTCCGGAGAGGTGACCCCAAACTTCGAGCCCACGTTATCGACAAGTTCCTATTGTTGCCTTTCCGCTCTGGATGGGATCCCGACCATGGAGGGCTCTTCTACTTCCAGGATGCTGACGGCCTATGCCCCACCCAG CTGGAGTGGGCCATGAAGCTCTGGTGGCCGCACAGCGAAGCCATGATCGCCTTCCTCATGGGCTACAGTGAGAGCGGGGACTCCGCCTTGCTGAACATCTTCTACCAGGTGGCCGAGTACACTTTCCGCCAG CGCTATCTACAATCTCATCCACGGCAAGACAGTCCTCTGAAGCAGGGAACAAGGAGCTCCAAAGGAATAACTTGTTACAAAGTTACATGGCAG TTTCGCGATCCCGAGTACGGGGAATGGTTTGGCTACCTGAACCGAGAAGGGAAGATCGCCCTCACCATCAAGGGGGGTCCTTTCAAAG GCTGCTTCCACGTGCCGCGGTGCCTCGCCATGTGCGAGGAGATGCTGAGTGACCTGCTGAGCCGCCTCGCCCCGGCctcggccccggccccggccctcAGCGCCCGGTCTCCGCCCGCCGACCCCGCGCGCCGAGGCGCAGAATAA
- the RENBP gene encoding N-acylglucosamine 2-epimerase isoform X7: MRLKQVPPPGPHLPRGRSKSLCSTRAPSRPPSRPAGGEFLLRYARVAPPAKKCAFVLTRDGRPVKVQRTIFSECFYTMAMNELWRVTGDAQYQSEAVEMMDQIVHWVREDPSGLGRPQLPGAPAAESMAVPMMLLSLVEQLGEADDELAGSYAELGDWCARRILRHVQRGGQAVLENVSEDGEGLSGCLGRHQNPGEDTRPTLPEPSPGHALEAGWFLLRHAVRRGDPKLRAHVIDKFLLLPFRSGWDPDHGGLFYFQDADGLCPTQLEWAMKLWWPHSEAMIAFLMGYSESGDSALLNIFYQVAEYTFRQRYLQSHPRQDSPLKQGTRSSKGITCYKVTWQFRDPEYGEWFGYLNREGKIALTIKGGPFKGCFHVPRCLAMCEEMLSDLLSRLAPASAPAPALSARSPPADPARRGAE; encoded by the exons ATGCGGCTAAAGCAGGTGCCCCCTCCGGGTCCCCATCTCCCCAGAGGCCGCTCCAAGTCACTCTGTAGCACGCGTGCTCCGAG CAGGCCACCTTCCCGACCAGCAGGTGGCGAATTTTTGCTGCGTTATGCCCGAGTGGCACCTCCTGCAAAGAAGTGTGCCTTTGTGCTGACGAGGGACGGCCGCCCGGTCAAGGTGCAGCGGACCATCTTCAGCGAGTGTTTCTACACCATGGCCATGAATGAGCTGTGGAGGGTGACAGGGGACGCGCAGTACCAG AGCGAAGCGGTGGAGATGATGGATCAGATCGTGCACTGGGTGCGGGAGGACCCCTCTGGGCTGGGCCGGCCCCAGCTCCCTGGGGCCCCGGCCGCGGAGTCCATGGCGGTGCCCATGATGCTTCTCAGCCTGGTGGAGCAGCTCGGGGAGGCCGACGACGAGCTGGCGGGCAGCTACGCGGAGCTGGGGGACTGGTGCGCTCGGAGGATTCTGCGGCACGtgcag AGGGGTGGGCAGGCTGTGCTGGAGAATGTGTCCGAGGATGGCGAGGGGCTTTCTGGCTGCCTGGGGAGACACCAGAACCCAG GGGAGGACACGCGGCCTACCTTACCCGAGCCCTCACCAGGCCACGCGCTGGAAGCTGGCTGGTTCCTGCTCCGTCACGCCGTCCGGAGAGGTGACCCCAAACTTCGAGCCCACGTTATCGACAAGTTCCTATTGTTGCCTTTCCGCTCTGGATGGGATCCCGACCATGGAGGGCTCTTCTACTTCCAGGATGCTGACGGCCTATGCCCCACCCAG CTGGAGTGGGCCATGAAGCTCTGGTGGCCGCACAGCGAAGCCATGATCGCCTTCCTCATGGGCTACAGTGAGAGCGGGGACTCCGCCTTGCTGAACATCTTCTACCAGGTGGCCGAGTACACTTTCCGCCAG CGCTATCTACAATCTCATCCACGGCAAGACAGTCCTCTGAAGCAGGGAACAAGGAGCTCCAAAGGAATAACTTGTTACAAAGTTACATGGCAG TTTCGCGATCCCGAGTACGGGGAATGGTTTGGCTACCTGAACCGAGAAGGGAAGATCGCCCTCACCATCAAGGGGGGTCCTTTCAAAG GCTGCTTCCACGTGCCGCGGTGCCTCGCCATGTGCGAGGAGATGCTGAGTGACCTGCTGAGCCGCCTCGCCCCGGCctcggccccggccccggccctcAGCGCCCGGTCTCCGCCCGCCGACCCCGCGCGCCGAGGCGCAGAATAA